The following proteins are co-located in the Chryseobacterium daecheongense genome:
- a CDS encoding protein-glutamate O-methyltransferase CheR, with the protein MLEPSIVKDEEVEHLIKDVYELYGYDFSMYSRASFKRRVNRICLIDKFTSFAELRYTVLNDPDYLKHFIEEITVNVTEMFRDPYFFKALRENILPQLGTYPLIRIWVAGCSTGEEAYSMAILLKEAGLYQKSLIYATDINPSVLETARAGVFPLQQMKLYSENYILSGGKKDFSDYYTANYDSAMFDSSLKQKLILSTHNLVSDSSFNSFQLIICRNVLIYFDKALQERVFQLFDDSLENLGYLALGSKETLRFSNLNRYYHQADDQRIWKKVDHH; encoded by the coding sequence ATGCTGGAACCAAGTATTGTAAAGGATGAAGAGGTAGAGCATCTGATAAAAGATGTTTATGAACTGTATGGTTATGACTTTTCCATGTACAGCAGGGCTTCGTTTAAACGAAGGGTAAACAGGATCTGCCTGATCGATAAGTTTACAAGTTTTGCAGAGTTAAGATATACTGTGCTTAATGATCCGGATTATCTGAAGCACTTTATCGAGGAAATTACGGTGAATGTGACGGAAATGTTTCGTGATCCCTATTTTTTCAAAGCATTAAGGGAAAATATTTTACCCCAATTGGGAACCTATCCTTTAATCAGAATCTGGGTGGCAGGCTGTTCAACCGGGGAAGAGGCTTATTCCATGGCCATATTATTGAAGGAAGCCGGTCTTTATCAGAAATCACTGATTTATGCTACGGATATTAACCCTTCTGTGCTGGAAACAGCTCGTGCCGGAGTTTTTCCTCTGCAACAGATGAAATTGTATTCAGAGAATTATATACTTTCAGGAGGTAAAAAAGATTTTTCAGATTATTATACGGCCAATTATGACAGTGCAATGTTTGATTCAAGTCTCAAACAGAAATTGATTTTGTCTACCCATAATCTGGTGTCAGACAGCTCCTTTAACAGTTTTCAGCTGATTATATGTCGAAATGTGCTCATCTATTTTGATAAAGCTTTACAGGAGCGTGTTTTTCAGCTGTTTGACGATAGCCTTGAAAATCTGGGCTATCTTGCTTTAGGTTCGAAAGAAACTCTTAGATTTTCGAATCTGAACAGATATTATCATCAGGCCGATGATCAGCGGATCTGGAAGAAAGTAGACCATCATTAA
- a CDS encoding chemotaxis protein CheB, whose product MKEIEENIELVVIGGSAGSLEVILDMVKKLDHKISFPIILVVHRKSQSVSILPTLLQQFSSIEVTEIEDKTEINNNQIYIVPADYHLLFESKELVSLDSSEKMNYSRPSIDVTFKSAAEIYGKSLVGILLSGANADGVEGLQYIKKNHGRVWIQDPDTAEVNYMPRHAVEGVSYDLIITPENLAECINQLNRF is encoded by the coding sequence ATGAAAGAAATAGAAGAGAATATTGAACTCGTTGTCATAGGAGGTTCTGCGGGAAGCTTGGAAGTGATATTAGATATGGTGAAAAAGCTGGATCATAAGATCAGCTTTCCCATTATATTGGTTGTTCACCGTAAATCTCAATCCGTAAGCATTTTACCGACTTTGCTGCAGCAGTTTTCTTCTATAGAAGTAACGGAAATTGAAGATAAAACAGAAATAAATAATAATCAGATCTATATTGTGCCGGCCGACTATCATCTTTTATTTGAAAGCAAAGAGCTGGTATCTCTTGATAGTTCGGAAAAAATGAATTATTCACGTCCATCGATTGATGTAACCTTTAAGTCAGCTGCAGAAATATATGGGAAAAGTCTTGTCGGAATATTGTTATCCGGTGCTAATGCCGATGGAGTAGAAGGTTTACAGTATATTAAAAAAAATCATGGAAGGGTGTGGATCCAGGATCCGGATACCGCGGAGGTTAACTATATGCCCAGACATGCAGTGGAAGGAGTGAGCTATGATCTCATCATTACTCCTGAAAATCTTGCAGAGTGCATTAATCAATTAAACCGGTTTTAA
- a CDS encoding response regulator produces the protein MSKKKILIFDDDKTILDVATIIFEESGYEVGISETSHDIIDKVSQFQPDVILMDNWIPNIGGVEATKLLKNHEEFKKIPVIYITANNDINALAESAQADDYIAKPFNLDDLEEKVAKYLKG, from the coding sequence ATGAGTAAGAAGAAAATTTTAATTTTTGATGATGACAAGACGATCCTGGACGTTGCAACCATCATTTTTGAAGAAAGTGGTTATGAAGTAGGGATTTCAGAAACGTCGCATGATATCATCGATAAGGTATCACAGTTTCAGCCGGATGTGATTCTGATGGATAACTGGATTCCCAATATCGGGGGAGTAGAGGCGACGAAACTTCTGAAAAACCATGAAGAGTTCAAAAAGATCCCTGTGATCTATATAACGGCTAACAATGATATCAATGCGTTGGCGGAAAGCGCTCAGGCTGATGATTATATTGCCAAGCCATTCAACCTGGATGATCTTGAAGAAAAGGTAGCTAAATACCTGAAGGGATAA
- a CDS encoding MarR family transcriptional regulator, whose translation MNNDFIKELGYKALDSRFKRISEKMAYSVKKLYKDLDYDIEPNWYLIFMILRDKGELSLIDIAESLGYSHPSVVVTVKKMAAKDYLDVKKDDSDKRKQIVSLSPKALRLMPEFEMLWNSCEAAILKVLQEDLTILKYLDTIETSLEETSFYYRFKQEYKNQLK comes from the coding sequence ATGAACAATGATTTCATAAAAGAGCTTGGCTATAAGGCACTTGATTCCCGGTTTAAAAGGATCAGTGAAAAGATGGCTTACAGTGTGAAGAAACTTTATAAAGATCTTGATTACGACATAGAGCCCAACTGGTATCTGATATTTATGATCCTAAGGGATAAAGGAGAATTATCTCTGATAGATATTGCTGAAAGTCTGGGGTATTCCCATCCGTCTGTTGTGGTCACGGTAAAAAAAATGGCAGCCAAAGATTATCTGGATGTAAAAAAAGATGATTCGGATAAAAGAAAACAGATCGTATCACTTTCTCCCAAAGCATTAAGATTAATGCCCGAATTTGAAATGCTCTGGAACAGCTGTGAGGCTGCCATTCTCAAAGTATTGCAGGAAGATCTCACGATCTTAAAATACCTTGATACTATTGAAACCTCTTTGGAGGAGACCTCCTTTTATTATCGCTTCAAACAGGAGTATAAAAACCAATTAAAATAA
- a CDS encoding SDR family oxidoreductase: protein MKSETKLKKSIRGKTVVITGGSSGVGKATAEAFALEGCNIVVAARGKEALDETVSLCRDLGVAVIGIPTDVSKAEEVAHLAETAIQFNGRIDIWVNNAGVMASGKFEEIPMELNEQVIKTNLFGYMHGAYSALPIFKKQQEGILINNVSIGGFMPAPYSAVYSSTKFGIRGMMDCLQGEISDYPDIHICNIYPQIQRSTGNMHSAKYSGLDFKIPPFAADPRDTAKKIVELAKNPRKDLFPDFTSLLLKNIYGLFPKPIINVASAGMRMMMKAKNAPPDSGNILKPSSEPHRIYGETMLPVPSKKTKLAIAAGLGLGLAYMILKAGSGNKQIKNS, encoded by the coding sequence ATGAAATCTGAGACTAAATTAAAAAAGAGTATAAGAGGGAAAACCGTAGTCATTACCGGAGGAAGTAGTGGAGTTGGTAAAGCTACTGCGGAAGCATTTGCACTGGAAGGATGTAATATTGTAGTTGCTGCCCGCGGTAAAGAAGCTCTGGATGAAACCGTGAGTCTTTGCAGGGATCTTGGAGTGGCGGTAATAGGGATACCTACAGATGTTTCAAAAGCTGAAGAAGTTGCTCATCTTGCTGAAACAGCCATTCAATTTAACGGAAGAATTGACATCTGGGTAAATAATGCCGGTGTCATGGCAAGCGGAAAATTTGAAGAAATACCCATGGAACTCAATGAGCAGGTCATCAAAACAAATTTGTTCGGATATATGCATGGGGCTTACAGTGCGCTCCCCATCTTCAAAAAGCAGCAGGAGGGAATCTTAATTAATAATGTTTCTATCGGTGGGTTTATGCCGGCTCCTTACAGTGCTGTTTATTCATCAACAAAATTCGGAATTCGCGGTATGATGGATTGTCTTCAGGGAGAGATCTCCGATTATCCGGATATTCATATTTGTAATATTTATCCTCAGATTCAAAGATCCACCGGAAATATGCATTCGGCAAAATATTCCGGACTGGATTTTAAAATTCCGCCGTTTGCAGCAGATCCCCGGGACACAGCCAAAAAAATTGTAGAGTTGGCTAAAAACCCCAGAAAAGATCTGTTTCCCGATTTTACCTCATTACTTCTTAAAAATATCTACGGATTATTTCCGAAACCGATCATTAATGTAGCTTCTGCAGGGATGAGAATGATGATGAAAGCTAAAAATGCTCCACCTGATTCGGGTAATATTTTAAAGCCTTCGTCAGAGCCTCACCGCATTTATGGGGAAACCATGCTGCCCGTCCCTTCCAAAAAGACAAAATTAGCCATTGCAGCGGGACTGGGTTTAGGTTTGGCTTACATGATCTTGAAAGCCGGTTCCGGAAATAAGCAAATAAAGAATTCTTAA
- a CDS encoding sterol desaturase family protein produces MIENGFLNFSGSGFPEYIKILERLTWLDWVGASLAVNIALYLFSISLYLSIEKTCPKNKLQEHSHPVMRSDYYLSFVTILCNCLVMLCGVFLWKNHWITLGNRFSAVSFFLEVLALILLMDLCMYFFHFIAHTPYFYKRLHGRHHEHVNTNFLSLFVLHPAETIGFGLMILAVLVCYDFSVLSISLYLLINLIWGTIGHLNKEFFPPQFNKYFVGTTQFHNQHHVDETKNFGFYTSIWDRIFGTYK; encoded by the coding sequence ATGATAGAGAACGGATTTTTGAATTTCAGCGGATCGGGATTTCCCGAATATATAAAAATATTGGAACGGTTGACCTGGTTGGATTGGGTAGGGGCTAGCCTGGCTGTAAATATCGCTTTGTATCTTTTTTCAATAAGTCTTTATCTGAGTATTGAAAAGACCTGTCCCAAAAATAAGCTACAGGAGCATAGTCATCCTGTCATGCGGTCGGATTATTATCTGAGCTTCGTAACCATTCTCTGTAATTGCTTAGTAATGCTCTGTGGTGTTTTCCTTTGGAAAAATCATTGGATTACATTAGGAAATAGGTTTTCAGCGGTTTCCTTTTTTTTAGAGGTCCTGGCTTTAATCCTACTGATGGATCTTTGTATGTACTTTTTCCATTTTATTGCCCATACACCTTATTTTTATAAAAGATTGCATGGAAGACATCATGAACATGTTAACACCAACTTCTTAAGCCTTTTTGTATTGCATCCGGCAGAAACAATAGGATTTGGATTGATGATACTGGCCGTACTGGTGTGTTACGATTTTTCTGTTCTCTCCATTAGTCTGTATCTTCTTATCAATCTCATTTGGGGAACAATTGGTCATTTGAATAAAGAGTTTTTCCCACCTCAGTTTAACAAGTATTTTGTAGGAACAACACAATTCCATAACCAACATCATGTAGATGAAACTAAAAACTTTGGTTTCTACACTTCCATCTGGGACAGGATATTCGGGACTTATAAATAA
- a CDS encoding DUF1932 domain-containing protein: MTAQPVIAILFPGDMGTQISKTLIKNKYTVITAGEGRSQVTLQNIKDAGIHDVNTLQNIAEQADIIISLANPEASPKVAENIIGHLKNTDNRPVFIDLNSNTPQIALAIEKMCSTWNIRFVNGAVMGASKDVPDQATFVVSGIWRNLFAEQFGGIFKIKDAGEKTEAASAYKLLFSMVNKGMNALFFETMIAASHYGILDELNESLQAFLPGTYQDLIKTTPTYPQHISRRIDEMKGLTDMLRSEGLPHTIAAGTAETFERVDESGIFKNEKFDGVTEAFRSFKKLK, from the coding sequence ATGACTGCCCAACCTGTTATAGCCATTCTTTTTCCCGGAGACATGGGAACACAAATCTCCAAAACCTTAATCAAAAATAAATATACGGTTATCACCGCAGGTGAAGGAAGATCGCAAGTGACGCTCCAAAATATTAAAGATGCGGGAATCCATGATGTGAATACTCTACAAAACATAGCGGAACAGGCAGATATTATTATTTCATTGGCAAATCCTGAAGCAAGTCCGAAGGTGGCAGAAAATATAATCGGCCATCTCAAAAACACGGATAACCGACCTGTCTTTATAGACCTCAATTCCAATACTCCTCAGATTGCTTTAGCTATTGAAAAAATGTGCAGTACGTGGAATATCAGATTTGTAAACGGAGCGGTAATGGGTGCTTCCAAAGATGTTCCGGACCAGGCAACGTTTGTTGTAAGCGGTATCTGGAGAAACTTATTTGCAGAACAATTCGGCGGGATATTTAAAATAAAAGATGCCGGTGAAAAAACAGAAGCAGCTTCAGCTTACAAGCTTCTGTTTTCAATGGTCAATAAAGGAATGAACGCTTTGTTTTTTGAAACAATGATCGCTGCGTCTCATTATGGCATCCTTGATGAACTGAATGAAAGCCTTCAGGCATTTCTTCCGGGAACGTATCAGGATCTGATTAAAACAACTCCTACTTACCCACAGCATATATCAAGAAGGATTGATGAAATGAAAGGTCTGACCGATATGCTCAGAAGTGAAGGACTTCCCCATACAATTGCTGCCGGTACCGCTGAAACTTTTGAAAGGGTTGATGAATCCGGTATTTTTAAAAACGAAAAATTTGATGGTGTTACAGAAGCTTTCAGGAGTTTTAAAAAATTAAAATAA
- a CDS encoding nuclear transport factor 2 family protein: protein MQQIKQTIEKFIKAGDTSDTNLMDEVLHKDYQNIQDGFFEQKGIFIISKEQYIKYISNKTFGGKPRTLTFDSIEQKGNIAIAKLSLESDVLRFSSTITCVQEDEEWQVITNIPVIEKK, encoded by the coding sequence ATGCAACAGATAAAACAGACTATAGAAAAATTCATTAAAGCAGGTGACACCAGTGATACGAATCTTATGGACGAAGTTCTTCACAAAGATTACCAGAATATTCAGGATGGATTTTTCGAACAAAAAGGGATTTTTATTATTTCCAAAGAACAATACATTAAGTACATCAGCAATAAAACCTTTGGCGGAAAACCAAGAACCCTTACTTTTGACTCAATTGAGCAAAAAGGGAATATTGCTATTGCAAAACTCAGCCTGGAGAGCGATGTGCTCCGCTTTTCATCTACCATTACATGTGTACAGGAGGATGAAGAATGGCAGGTCATTACCAATATTCCGGTGATTGAAAAGAAGTAA
- a CDS encoding NAD(P)H-dependent oxidoreductase encodes MTTLLRLDSSIRINDSYSRSMGDYFTEQWKVKYHDGRIITRDLTLQPIPHLTQETLNGFFDDSLHSGHIGLSDLLIDELYSCDDILITSPMYNYGIASSLKAYFDLIVRTKKTFAYGTNGIKGLLTGKKAYLITALGILQPASQEKNPIEIQVTSILNQLGILDISYFPMDGMVDPEQAAIKIQQQRKQINQHLNQSDYATDKTDYRKIH; translated from the coding sequence ATGACAACACTACTTCGCCTCGACAGCAGCATCAGGATAAATGATTCCTATTCCCGTTCCATGGGTGATTATTTTACAGAACAATGGAAAGTAAAATATCATGACGGAAGGATTATCACGAGGGACCTGACCTTACAGCCTATTCCCCACCTGACCCAGGAAACACTCAATGGATTTTTTGATGACTCATTACATTCAGGACACATCGGATTGTCCGATCTGCTTATAGATGAGCTGTATTCCTGCGATGACATCCTTATTACCTCTCCGATGTACAATTATGGAATTGCCTCTTCATTAAAAGCATATTTTGACCTTATAGTCCGGACGAAAAAAACCTTTGCCTATGGCACCAATGGAATAAAAGGGCTGCTGACCGGTAAAAAAGCATATCTCATTACGGCACTGGGTATTCTTCAACCTGCTTCTCAGGAAAAAAATCCTATTGAAATTCAGGTCACAAGCATATTAAACCAGCTGGGTATCTTAGATATAAGTTATTTTCCGATGGATGGAATGGTAGATCCGGAGCAAGCAGCTATAAAAATCCAACAACAAAGAAAGCAGATTAATCAACATTTAAATCAATCAGATTATGCAACAGATAAAACAGACTATAGAAAAATTCATTAA
- a CDS encoding sigma-70 family RNA polymerase sigma factor, whose amino-acid sequence MQENYRQLLTYAYNITGSYEDSQDLVQDVLEKYISLDKTEIRNEKNFLIKSTINHAINFKNRHTKKMVYGEWLPEPLSFDNAENRLIQEQTARYTLLVLLEKLTVKERAVYILKEAFDYSHQEIAQLLDISVENSRKLLSRATKHLQNIEYKPDHINFSISHETLSQYQKALSEGSIPMLEELLLNDIRLSADGGQRVRVIKAVEVGKSATATLLAYVQQQFLNHKPFTFHRFNHQPAICFWRENLIYNCHILDVDRDGRIREIYSIVDPEKLKRLT is encoded by the coding sequence ATGCAGGAAAATTATCGTCAGCTATTGACTTACGCTTATAATATTACAGGTTCATATGAAGATTCACAGGACCTCGTGCAGGATGTTCTGGAAAAATACATTTCATTGGATAAAACAGAAATCAGGAATGAGAAGAATTTTTTAATAAAAAGCACCATCAATCACGCTATCAATTTTAAAAACAGGCACACAAAAAAGATGGTATATGGAGAGTGGCTTCCGGAACCGTTGTCTTTTGATAATGCGGAAAACAGACTTATTCAGGAACAGACTGCCCGTTATACTTTGCTTGTTCTTTTAGAAAAACTAACGGTTAAAGAACGTGCTGTCTATATATTAAAAGAAGCTTTTGACTATTCCCACCAGGAAATCGCACAACTCCTTGATATCTCTGTTGAAAATTCAAGAAAATTACTGAGCAGGGCAACGAAACACCTTCAGAATATCGAGTATAAGCCAGATCACATCAACTTTTCGATTTCCCATGAAACCCTTTCTCAATATCAAAAAGCATTAAGCGAAGGAAGCATCCCGATGCTTGAGGAACTTTTACTGAACGACATCAGGCTTTCTGCAGATGGCGGACAGCGTGTCCGGGTGATAAAAGCAGTGGAAGTAGGAAAATCAGCTACAGCTACCCTTCTTGCCTATGTCCAGCAGCAGTTTCTTAACCACAAACCTTTTACTTTTCACAGGTTCAATCATCAGCCAGCCATATGTTTCTGGAGGGAAAATCTGATATACAACTGCCATATTTTAGATGTTGATCGTGATGGCAGAATCCGGGAGATTTATTCCATAGTAGATCCGGAAAAATTAAAAAGATTAACATAA
- a CDS encoding Crp/Fnr family transcriptional regulator yields MQDPLRIHIEKVVPVSDEEFTIISSYFTRKKYKKYQFLIQEGESVSCNYFVLKGLLKLVYTDDTDKSHIVGFAMEDWWESDFKAFYTGSRATMSLECVEDTEVLCLTLEGYKKLCSEIPKMEHFFLEKAYFGFISAQQRILSMMTSSTKERYDQLLKQYPALVQRVPKSLLAAYLGVSRETLSRFSL; encoded by the coding sequence ATGCAGGATCCGTTAAGAATACATATTGAAAAAGTTGTTCCGGTAAGTGATGAGGAATTTACCATCATTTCCTCGTATTTCACGAGGAAGAAATATAAAAAGTACCAATTCCTGATTCAGGAAGGGGAGTCTGTATCCTGCAATTATTTTGTTCTAAAAGGGCTTTTAAAATTGGTATATACTGATGATACCGATAAAAGCCATATTGTAGGCTTTGCCATGGAAGACTGGTGGGAGAGTGATTTCAAAGCTTTTTACACAGGATCCAGAGCAACGATGTCTCTGGAATGCGTTGAAGATACGGAAGTTCTTTGTTTAACATTGGAGGGATATAAAAAACTATGCAGTGAGATTCCCAAAATGGAACATTTTTTTCTTGAGAAAGCTTACTTTGGTTTTATATCAGCCCAGCAACGTATACTTTCGATGATGACCTCCTCTACGAAAGAAAGGTATGATCAGCTGCTTAAACAATATCCGGCACTGGTTCAGCGTGTGCCTAAATCTCTTTTGGCTGCTTATCTTGGCGTTTCGAGGGAAACATTAAGCCGCTTTTCTTTATAA